One segment of Brassica napus cultivar Da-Ae chromosome C3, Da-Ae, whole genome shotgun sequence DNA contains the following:
- the LOC111204149 gene encoding kinesin-like protein KIN-14T: MERRRSKPVQNLPETIHSLIGLKSHLTSSWVKSVSNIAKNVSSSSEISSTSKDEDDSAFIRVQSIRDQLSTLTVQVNDQNKRRRQILNEFLDLKGNIRVFCRVKPLDSKNLRAPVASDTRNVFIKLTESKRKTYNFDRVFQPDSSQDDVFLEIEPVIKSVIDGYNACIFAYGQTGTGKTFTMEGLPESPGIVPRAIKGLFKQVEESNHKFVIKFSMLEIYMGNLRDLLVSQGTKPIGPIPPSLLIHTDAKGEIDIDNLVTHKVNDFDEVFKFYKLGCRNRATAFTNSNSASSRSHCMIRVSITCAGATERRRERNKIWLVDLGGSERVLKTKATGRRFDEGKAINLSLSALGDVINSLQRKNAHIPYRNSKLTQVLKDSLGKDSKTLMLVHIGRKEDDLCESICSLDFATRAKNVHLGQEESKEEQEKKEAVMMNLQKTMETIEKDRETMLKEIRYLNETLEKLSGKPHVTEEAEEVDEIREEIQVTPKLRRNKSRRASDVFCSFMRPTASSNRRLSGADFSTISNSPGSKSRRNSMAHVRSESVCLPMTKNVYDSLCDSSERSVSKSTCAMSQNRTDDAATVYSQDISECDIKLVVSEHKTEVQQKGQGSARKACSKIGIFEKNVNQKTEFSRINSWLRSQSENRICVLDKKPRRLNKNISLGRSSNGNKTLGDIEESKTEEAGIKHPLMLKDLSEMEYMCSAETEDQILSKYPNPSEEDNASLHHLPSFRYDGLSQHIDDAWFGVARSANREEQDSHASGLLLELKQPLPNSQRGLAFVEEVVPPLLRPQGIFVERGRGAHTFMQKLEALCYRTLVGVGLIDVSYGSDFFNGLTQ, from the exons ATGGAGAGGAGAAGATCCAAACCGGTTCAGAATTTGCCTGAGACAATCCATTCACTGATCGGTTTGAAATCTCATTTGACTTCATCATGGGTTAAATCTGTCAGCAACATCGCCAAGaacgtctcttcttcttctgagatTTCTTCAACGTCAAAGGACGAAGACGACTCTGCTTTCATCAGAGTACAGAGCATTAGAG ATCAACTCTCTACACTAACAGTTCAAGTAAATGATCAAAACAAACGAAGAAGACAGATTCTGAACGAGTTTTTGGACCTTAAAG GAAATATTCGTGTGTTTTGTCGAGTCAAACCCTTAGACTCCAAGAACTTGAGAGCACCGGTTGCTTCGGACACAAGAAACGTTTTCATCAAGTTAACAGAAAGCAAAAGGAAAACCTACAACTTTGACAGAGTTTTCCAACCTGATTCATCTCAAG ATGATGTTTTCTTAGAGATTGAACCGGTAATCAAATCGGTTATCGATGGCTACAACGCTTGCATTTTTGCATATGGACAAACTGGTACTGGAAAAACTTTTACAATG GAGGGTCTTCCAGAATCACCAGGTATCGTTCCTCGAGCAATCAAGGGATTGTTCAAACAAGTCGAGGAAAGCAATCATAAGTTTGTAATCAAGTTTAGCATGCTTGAGATTTACATGGGGAATCTCAGAGACTTGCTTGTCTCTCAAGGAACTAAACCCATTGGTCCCATACCTCCAAG TCTTCTGATTCACACAGACGCAAAGGGAGAGATAGATATAGACAACTTAGTGACTCATAAAGTGAATGACTTTGATGAAGTCTTCAAGTTTTACAAATTAGGTTGTAGAAACAGAGCAACTGCCTTCACTAACTCTAACTCTGCATCCAGCAGATCACACTG TATGATCCGTGTATCGATTACTTGTGCTGGAGCTACTGAGAGACGGCGTGAAAGAAACAAGATTTGGCTAGTTGATCTTGGAGGAAGCGAGCGCGTGTTGAAAACTAAAGCAACTGGCCGCCGTTTTGATGAAGGCAAAGCCATTAATCTCTCTTTATCTGCTCTCGGAGATGTCATCAACTCTCTTCAACGCAAGAACGCTCACATTCCTTACAG GAACAGCAAGCTCACACAAGTTCTGAAAGACTCTCTCG GGAAAGACTCTAAGACACTGATGCTTGTTCATATCGGCCGGAAAGAAGATGATCTGTGTGAAAGCATATGCTCTTTAGATTTCGCAACGAGGGCAAAGAACGTTCATTTAGGTCAGGAGGAATCAAAG gaagaacaagagaaaaAGGAGGCTGTGATGATGAATCTGCAGAAGACGATGGAAACGATCGAGAAAGATCGCGAGACAATGTTAAAAGAGATCAGATATCTAAACGAGACATTAGAGAAACTCTCTGGTAAGCCTCATGTTActgaagaagcagaagaagtgGATGAGATAAGAGAAGAGATTCAAGTTACTCCAAAATTAAGGAGAAACAAATCAAGACGTGCTTCAGATGTTTTTTGTAGCTTCATGAGACCAACAGCTAGCAGCAACCGAAGATTATCAGGTGCAGATTTTAGCACAATCTCCAATAGTCCAGGTTCCAAGTCAAGAAGGAACTCAATGGCCCATGTCCGATCTGAGTCTGTGTGTCTTCCTATGACGAAGAACGTATATGATTCTCTGTGTGACTCATCAGAGAGGAGTGTTTCAAAGTCCACTTGCGCTATGAGTCAGAATAGAACAGATGATGCAGCAACAGTTTATAGTCAGGACATATCTGAATGTGATATCAAGTTGGTCGTGTCTGAGCACAAGACAGAAGTGCAACAGAAGGGGCAAGGATCTGCGAGAAAAGCTTGTTCCAAGATCGGTATCTTTGAGAAAAATGTCAACCAGAAAACAGAGTTTTCAAGAATTAACAGTTGGCTTCGTTCGCAATCCGAAAATAGGATTTGCGTGCTTGACAAGAAACCACGCAgactaaacaaaaacatatctTTGGGAAGGTCATCTAACGGTAATAAAACATTGGGAGACATAGAAGAGTCCAAAACAGAGGAAGCAGGGATTAAACATCCACTGATGCTTAAAGATCTGTCTGAGATGGAGTATATGTGCTCTGCCGAAACAGAGGATCAGATACTGTCCAAATACCCAAACCCTAGCGAGGAAGACAATGCAtctcttcatcatcttccaagTTTCCGATACGATGGACTTAGCCAACACATCGACGATGCATGGTTTGGAGTCGCTCGAAGCGCGAATAGGGAGGAGCAAGATTCACATGCCTCAGGCTTGCTATTAGAACTCAAGCAGCCCTTACCGAATTCTCAGAGAGGATTGGCGTTTGTGGAGGAAGTAGTTCCACCATTACTTAGGCCACAAGGAATCTTTGTCGAGAGAG GAAGAGGCGCTCATACGTTTATGCAGAAACTTGAGGCATTATGCTACCGTACACTTGTTGGAGTAGGGCTTATTGATGTGAGCTATGGTAGTGACTTCTTCAACGGGTTAACGCAGTAA